A stretch of Mastomys coucha isolate ucsf_1 unplaced genomic scaffold, UCSF_Mcou_1 pScaffold1, whole genome shotgun sequence DNA encodes these proteins:
- the LOC116096712 gene encoding RING finger protein 122-like has product MSDPYCVSGNTKGCFCGLGLVSSNKSSSMLPISFQDLPLNIYVVIFGTGIFILSLIFCYYFISELRNQALSKRHGYKVLKGDAKKLQLYGQICAVCLEDFKGKDELGVLPYQHAFHSKSLVKWLEVYCVCPMSNKPIAGPTETSKSTGSLLDELV; this is encoded by the coding sequence GGTGTTTCTGTGGCCTGGGACTGGTTAGTAGCAACAAGTCCAGCTCGATGCTACCAATCAGTTTCCAAGACCTTCCTCTCAACATCTACGTGGTCATCTTTGGCACAGGCATCTTCATCCTCAGCCTCATCTTCTGCTACTACTTCATCAGCGAACTCCGGAACCAGGCACTGAGCAAGCGACATGGCTACAAGGTGCTTAAAGGTGATGCTAAGAAGTTACAGCTCTATGGGCAGATCTGTGCAGTTTGTCTGGAAGACTTCAAGGGGAAGGATGAACTAGGAGTGCTTCCATACCAGCATGCCTTTCACTCCAAGAGTCTGGTGAAGTGGCTAGAAGTATATTGTGTCTGCCCCATGAGCAACAAACCCATTGCTGGCCCCACGGAGACTTCGAAGAGCACTGGGAGCCTGCTGGATGAACTGGTGTAA